In one Paracoccus everestensis genomic region, the following are encoded:
- a CDS encoding LysR family transcriptional regulator produces the protein MTLSWDDLQFFLAVAREGQLSRAARLLGTSHVTVSRRIDRLEQALNTRLFERNPRGYEPTPAGRRLVETAERMEEAADQIPVDQGAASRQAGPLRLAVPEGFASLFSQHLWPDFIAQFPLISLELITMPQILSLSRREADMSVTLDPISSGPYRSERMANYTLHLYATAAYLATNPPIASREDLRRHRIIGYIEEMIFAPGLDYLNEVLPGIRASIKSSSVFNQLAASRNHLGIAVLPHYIASKYPELRIVLPDEITLNRSYWLTCHRDVRTMRRERAVIAFLTDSLRARGSELVRPA, from the coding sequence ATGACGCTTAGCTGGGATGATCTCCAGTTCTTCCTTGCCGTCGCGCGCGAAGGCCAGTTGTCGCGGGCCGCGCGGCTGTTGGGCACGTCGCACGTCACCGTGTCGCGACGGATCGACCGTCTTGAACAGGCGCTGAACACCCGGCTGTTCGAGCGCAACCCGCGAGGATACGAACCGACCCCCGCCGGCCGCCGGCTTGTGGAAACCGCCGAGCGGATGGAGGAAGCAGCCGACCAGATTCCCGTCGATCAGGGCGCCGCATCCCGCCAGGCCGGGCCGCTGCGGCTGGCCGTGCCCGAAGGCTTTGCCAGCCTGTTTTCCCAGCATCTGTGGCCCGATTTCATCGCACAGTTCCCGCTGATCTCGCTGGAGCTGATCACCATGCCGCAGATCCTGTCCTTGTCTCGGCGCGAGGCGGATATGTCGGTGACGCTGGATCCGATTTCCAGCGGGCCATATCGGTCCGAACGGATGGCCAATTACACCCTGCATCTTTACGCGACCGCCGCCTATCTGGCCACCAACCCCCCCATCGCCAGCCGAGAGGATCTGCGCCGCCACCGCATCATCGGCTATATCGAGGAAATGATCTTTGCCCCCGGCCTGGACTACCTGAACGAAGTCTTGCCGGGAATTCGCGCGTCCATCAAGAGTTCCAGTGTATTCAATCAGTTGGCAGCGTCTCGGAACCATCTTGGGATTGCTGTTCTGCCCCATTACATCGCGTCGAAATATCCTGAATTGCGGATCGTCCTTCCCGACGAAATCACCTTGAACCGCAGCTATTGGCTGACCTGTCACCGCGACGTGCGGACGATGCGCCGGGAACGCGCGGTGATTGCTTTCCTGACCGACAGCCTGCGGGCGCGAGGGTCCGAACTGGTGCGCCCGGCCTGA
- the fdxA gene encoding ferredoxin FdxA, which yields MTYVVTDNCIMCKYTDCVEVCPVDCFYEGENTLVIHPDECIDCGVCEPECPADAIRPDTEPAMDEWVEFNRKYSEIWPVITQKKEPLPTATEMDGVPGKLAKYFSEAPGESD from the coding sequence ATGACCTATGTCGTGACCGATAATTGCATCATGTGCAAATACACCGACTGTGTCGAGGTCTGCCCCGTGGATTGCTTCTACGAGGGCGAGAACACGCTGGTCATCCATCCCGACGAATGCATCGACTGCGGCGTGTGCGAACCCGAATGCCCCGCAGATGCAATCCGCCCCGATACCGAACCGGCGATGGACGAATGGGTCGAGTTCAACCGGAAATATTCGGAAATCTGGCCGGTCATCACGCAGAAGAAAGAACCCCTGCCCACTGCCACTGAAATGGACGGGGTGCCGGGCAAGCTGGCGAAATATTTCTCCGAAGCTCCTGGCGAAAGCGACTGA
- a CDS encoding CarD family transcriptional regulator, with amino-acid sequence MSKTKKNEFRPDDFVVYPAHGVGRIVSIDEQEVAGLRLEMFVISFEKDKMTLRVPTARASEIGMRSLSTPDLIDRALETLKGKARVKRAMWSRRAQEYDQKINSGDLMSIAEVVRDLHRNDDQREQSYSERQLYEAALDRLTREVAAVNGLDEGTAQKRVEEVLLSRAA; translated from the coding sequence ATGTCCAAGACCAAGAAAAACGAATTCCGTCCTGACGATTTTGTTGTCTATCCTGCCCATGGCGTCGGCCGCATCGTGTCGATCGACGAACAGGAAGTTGCTGGCCTGCGGCTGGAGATGTTTGTGATTTCCTTTGAAAAGGACAAGATGACCCTGCGGGTTCCGACCGCCCGTGCGTCCGAAATCGGTATGCGCAGCTTGTCAACGCCCGACCTGATCGACCGCGCCCTGGAAACCCTGAAGGGCAAGGCCCGGGTCAAGCGCGCCATGTGGTCGCGCCGTGCGCAGGAATACGACCAGAAGATCAATTCGGGCGACCTGATGTCGATTGCCGAGGTCGTGCGCGACCTGCACCGCAACGACGATCAGCGCGAACAGTCCTATTCCGAACGCCAGCTTTACGAAGCCGCCCTGGATCGGCTGACCCGTGAAGTTGCGGCAGTCAACGGCTTGGACGAAGGCACCGCCCAGAAGCGGGTCGAGGAAGTCCTGCTGTCCCGCGCCGCCTGA
- a CDS encoding APC family permease — MQDALQAGAAAAPHQPELHRVMGPKLLLLFIVGDILGTGVYALTGTVAAEVGGAAWAPFLIAFLVATITALSYLELVTRFPQAAGAALYAHRAFGVHFLTFLVAFTVMCSGITSASTASNAFAGFLNDGFGLGFQKGGAGILLIALGFMALVAAINLRGVGESVKANVILTCVELTGLLMIIFVGFYAMAQGRADFSEVMVFQSSEEKGAFLSLTAATALAFFAMVGFEDSVNMAEEVKDPVRIFPRIMLTGLAITGVIYVLVSICAVALVPVGDLSNPELGSALTQVVRAGAPNLPFDTIFPFIGMFAVANSALINMMMASRLIYGLARQGVLPHGLGLVHRQRRTPWVAILFTTALAFGLIWFVVTRSDLPAVSLLGGTTSLLLLCVFTVVNISLIVLRRQPSGRDHFRAPWITPWIGAVTCAFLVGPWARSAAQMDQYRIAGWLLGLGVVLWAATWLWNKARRKPHPGSLGDIEQMREHHGDSPRN; from the coding sequence ATGCAAGACGCACTTCAAGCCGGGGCAGCTGCCGCGCCGCATCAGCCCGAACTGCACCGGGTCATGGGTCCAAAGCTGTTGTTGCTGTTCATTGTCGGCGACATCCTGGGAACCGGTGTTTATGCCCTGACCGGCACCGTCGCGGCCGAGGTGGGGGGTGCTGCCTGGGCGCCTTTCCTGATCGCGTTCCTGGTCGCCACCATCACCGCCCTGTCCTATCTTGAACTGGTGACCCGCTTTCCCCAGGCCGCGGGCGCAGCGCTTTATGCCCATCGCGCATTCGGCGTTCATTTCCTGACCTTCCTCGTGGCCTTTACCGTGATGTGTTCAGGGATTACCTCGGCCTCGACTGCATCGAATGCCTTCGCGGGGTTCCTGAACGACGGCTTCGGCCTGGGCTTCCAGAAGGGAGGCGCGGGGATCCTGCTGATCGCGTTAGGCTTCATGGCCCTTGTCGCGGCGATCAACCTGCGCGGGGTGGGCGAAAGCGTCAAGGCGAACGTCATCCTGACCTGCGTCGAACTGACCGGGTTGTTGATGATCATCTTCGTGGGGTTCTACGCCATGGCCCAGGGCCGCGCCGATTTTTCCGAAGTGATGGTCTTTCAGTCGTCCGAGGAAAAGGGCGCCTTCCTGTCCCTGACCGCAGCGACCGCCCTTGCCTTCTTCGCCATGGTGGGCTTCGAGGATTCGGTCAACATGGCCGAGGAGGTCAAGGATCCCGTCCGCATCTTCCCCCGCATCATGCTGACCGGGCTGGCGATCACCGGGGTGATCTATGTCCTTGTGTCGATCTGCGCGGTGGCCCTGGTGCCGGTGGGCGATTTATCGAATCCCGAACTTGGGTCGGCCCTGACCCAGGTGGTCCGCGCAGGCGCTCCGAACCTGCCCTTTGACACTATCTTCCCGTTCATCGGGATGTTCGCGGTGGCCAATTCGGCGCTGATCAACATGATGATGGCCAGCCGTCTGATCTATGGCCTTGCGCGCCAGGGGGTGCTGCCGCACGGGTTGGGGCTGGTCCATCGGCAGCGGCGCACGCCCTGGGTGGCGATCCTGTTCACGACCGCTCTGGCCTTTGGGCTGATCTGGTTCGTGGTGACGCGTTCGGACCTGCCTGCCGTCAGTCTTCTGGGCGGCACGACATCGCTGCTGCTGCTGTGCGTGTTCACCGTCGTCAACATCTCGCTGATCGTGCTGCGCCGCCAGCCGTCCGGGCGTGACCATTTTCGCGCGCCCTGGATCACGCCATGGATCGGCGCCGTGACCTGCGCCTTTCTGGTGGGACCATGGGCGCGCAGCGCGGCACAGATGGACCAATACCGCATCGCAGGCTGGCTGCTGGGCTTGGGGGTGGTGCTATGGGCCGCGACATGGCTTTGGAACAAGGCGCGCCGCAAACCCCATCCGGGCAGCTTGGGCGACATCGAGCAGATGCGCGAACATCATGGCGATTCACCCCGCAATTGA
- a CDS encoding RNA-binding S4 domain-containing protein — translation MTEGPDGLRLDKWLFFARVFKSRAIAVERIEGGGIRVNDQPCNKPGKLVRPGDRIVVSAFGQVRVLEITALGQRRGPAAEAQGLYHDLDATA, via the coding sequence GTGACGGAAGGCCCGGACGGGCTTCGTCTGGACAAGTGGTTGTTTTTCGCGCGGGTCTTCAAGTCCCGCGCGATTGCCGTCGAACGGATCGAGGGGGGCGGAATCCGTGTGAACGACCAGCCCTGCAACAAGCCGGGCAAGCTGGTGCGGCCTGGCGACCGGATTGTTGTCTCTGCCTTCGGCCAGGTGCGTGTTCTGGAAATCACCGCGCTTGGACAGCGGCGCGGCCCTGCCGCCGAGGCCCAGGGCCTGTATCACGACCTGGACGCAACGGCCTGA
- a CDS encoding GNAT family N-acetyltransferase: MMFGRHTVEMHADTPPESIHMMPRETLVSPDIDFFVLRRAGVPVGMAALKRLDSTHGEIKSMHVLTEARGAGLSRLMLDRLIGHARRSGLAHLSLETGAQPSFAAARGLYGQGGFVECPPFGTYRPDPNSVFMTLAL, from the coding sequence ATGATGTTTGGGCGTCACACGGTAGAAATGCACGCCGATACCCCGCCCGAATCCATTCACATGATGCCGCGCGAAACGCTGGTCTCGCCTGACATCGACTTTTTCGTGCTGCGCCGGGCAGGCGTGCCGGTCGGAATGGCCGCACTGAAACGACTTGACTCGACGCATGGCGAAATCAAGTCCATGCACGTCTTGACCGAAGCGCGGGGGGCTGGCCTGTCGCGGCTGATGCTGGACCGTCTGATCGGTCATGCGCGCAGGTCCGGCTTGGCGCATCTGTCGCTGGAAACCGGCGCCCAGCCCAGTTTTGCTGCCGCGCGCGGGCTGTATGGACAGGGCGGTTTCGTCGAATGCCCGCCCTTCGGGACTTATCGTCCCGATCCCAACAGCGTCTTCATGACCCTTGCGCTGTGA